One window from the genome of Mucilaginibacter ginsenosidivorans encodes:
- a CDS encoding beta-N-acetylhexosaminidase yields MNNNLKRLLGVMCCGVMALNAFSQTGKEHVAIIPEPVSITQSEGQYVLPKNIIVATSINPEMKQAIATLKGLSIPTGNHVTVLNSAAKPAIRLMINAKNDTLIGDEGYYLSVTKKGVVIRANKPAGLFYGTQTLIQLLPKEIVSAKRVTGFSWAMPLVQITDYPRFKWRGLMFDVSRHFFTKAEVEEYIDNMSKYKYNLLHMHLTDDEGWRIEIKSLPRLTTVGAYNVKKVGYFGSFPAPKPDEPRDYGGFYTQDDIREIVQYAKDRFMNILPEIDVPGHSLAAVVAYPELSCTPGADQYQVRSGEHFMNFTKDGIKAGIDNTLCPANEKVYVFLDKVLTEVAKLFPFGYIHMGGDECAKNFWEKSDSVKALMQREGLKTQEEVQAYFEKRVEKIVESKGKKFLGWDEILEGGLAPDAIVMSWRGMKGGIQAAKMGHEVVMSPTTFAYLDYMQGDPAIEPHVYATLRLSKAYQFEPVPDSVDSKLIIGGQANLWTEQVYNVRHLEYMTWPRAFAISEDLWTPKAKKNWDDFFGRVEKHFGRFDEAQIKYAPSVYDPSLTVRMMPDSTLQVSMETEVKGLDIHYTFDNSFPDNFYPKYTEPLLVPKESSQLKVITYRDGKPVGRLITIPMDEMKKRATRRNYD; encoded by the coding sequence ATGAACAACAACCTGAAAAGACTTTTAGGGGTGATGTGTTGCGGCGTAATGGCGCTCAATGCATTCAGCCAAACCGGCAAAGAACATGTTGCTATAATACCAGAACCTGTAAGCATTACTCAAAGCGAGGGCCAGTACGTGCTGCCAAAAAACATCATCGTAGCCACCAGCATCAATCCAGAGATGAAACAGGCTATAGCAACGCTGAAAGGTTTATCCATTCCTACCGGCAACCATGTTACTGTGTTGAACAGCGCGGCGAAGCCAGCTATCAGGCTGATGATTAATGCAAAAAATGATACGCTGATAGGCGACGAAGGTTATTATTTATCGGTAACCAAAAAGGGTGTTGTTATCCGTGCAAATAAGCCGGCAGGGCTGTTTTACGGCACACAAACGCTGATACAGTTATTACCAAAGGAGATAGTAAGCGCCAAACGTGTAACCGGTTTTAGCTGGGCCATGCCTTTGGTACAAATAACCGATTATCCCCGCTTTAAATGGCGTGGGCTAATGTTTGACGTTTCCAGGCACTTTTTTACCAAAGCCGAGGTGGAAGAATACATCGACAATATGTCGAAATACAAGTACAACCTGTTGCACATGCACCTGACCGACGATGAGGGCTGGCGCATCGAGATCAAAAGTTTGCCGCGACTGACCACAGTTGGCGCTTATAACGTAAAGAAAGTCGGTTATTTCGGAAGCTTCCCGGCGCCAAAACCTGATGAGCCGCGCGATTACGGAGGTTTCTACACCCAGGATGATATCCGCGAAATTGTGCAGTACGCAAAGGACAGGTTTATGAATATCCTGCCCGAAATAGATGTTCCGGGCCATAGTTTGGCAGCTGTCGTGGCTTACCCAGAATTATCATGCACACCCGGTGCCGATCAGTACCAGGTAAGATCAGGTGAGCATTTCATGAATTTTACCAAGGATGGCATTAAAGCCGGTATAGATAATACCCTGTGCCCTGCTAATGAGAAGGTTTACGTATTCCTGGATAAAGTACTGACCGAGGTTGCCAAACTGTTCCCGTTTGGCTATATCCACATGGGCGGCGACGAATGCGCCAAAAATTTCTGGGAGAAAAGCGATTCAGTAAAAGCATTAATGCAGCGCGAAGGGCTGAAAACCCAGGAAGAAGTGCAGGCTTACTTTGAAAAACGGGTTGAAAAGATAGTGGAATCAAAAGGAAAGAAATTTTTAGGATGGGATGAGATATTAGAAGGCGGTTTAGCGCCCGATGCTATAGTAATGAGCTGGCGCGGAATGAAAGGTGGCATACAAGCTGCCAAGATGGGCCACGAAGTAGTGATGAGCCCCACCACATTCGCTTACCTGGATTATATGCAGGGCGACCCGGCAATTGAACCGCACGTTTACGCAACTTTGCGTTTGAGCAAGGCCTACCAGTTTGAACCTGTGCCGGATAGCGTGGATTCAAAACTGATCATAGGCGGGCAGGCTAACTTATGGACCGAGCAGGTTTATAACGTGCGCCATTTGGAATATATGACCTGGCCGCGCGCTTTCGCTATTTCAGAAGATTTGTGGACTCCGAAAGCAAAGAAGAACTGGGACGACTTTTTCGGTCGTGTTGAGAAGCATTTCGGCCGCTTTGACGAGGCACAGATAAAATATGCACCAAGCGTATATGATCCAAGCCTTACAGTTAGGATGATGCCGGACAGTACCCTCCAGGTATCGATGGAAACGGAAGTAAAGGGGCTGGATATTCACTATACTTTTGATAATTCGTTCCCGGATAATTTCTATCCAAAATATACCGAGCCGTTGCTGGTTCCCAAAGAATCGAGCCAGTTAAAGGTAATAACTTACCGGGATGGCAAGCCGGTTGGCCGTTTGATAACAATACCGATGGATGAAATGAAAAAACGCGCAACGCGCAGAAACTATGATTGA
- a CDS encoding SelT/SelW/SelH family protein: MKPLVTIAYCPKCHWLLRAAYMAQELLTTFEEELYGVTLQPSETAGHYSIRIGDDVIFDRKVHGGFPEIKELKQLVRDKVSPEKNLGHSDKK, translated from the coding sequence ATGAAACCCCTGGTAACAATAGCGTATTGCCCCAAATGTCACTGGCTGCTGCGGGCCGCCTATATGGCCCAGGAATTACTGACCACCTTTGAAGAAGAATTGTATGGCGTAACCCTGCAACCCAGCGAAACAGCCGGGCATTACAGCATACGGATTGGCGACGATGTTATATTTGACAGGAAGGTTCATGGCGGCTTTCCTGAGATAAAAGAACTGAAGCAACTGGTGCGTGATAAAGTAAGTCCTGAAAAAAATCTTGGACATTCGGATAAAAAATAA
- a CDS encoding Gfo/Idh/MocA family protein, with protein MHRRKFIRDASLATAGLTILNFPVFGKNAPSNKVVLGVMGLNGRGSYLANCYSQLPNVEIAYICDVEEEAIKKGFEALKDAPRKPELIHDIRKLVEKKDFDGLVVAAPDHWHTPAAILGASHGKHVYVEKPCGQNPHEGELISQALHKYGKHIQMGNQRRSMPSLIEAVKEVRNGAIGDVYFAKAWYTNDRKSIGVGKHVPVPKTLDFNLWQGPAPRKEFQDNLVHYNWHWFWHWGTGEACNNGTHEIDCCRWFLGGDYPTQVTSSGGRYAYKDDWQTPDTQVASFEFGNKGTIIWEGRSCNNFPVEGSSRGFIIYGKNGSLINLGGGDYKILDIKNKVLKEVKSEVAPDPNNTQSANGNLDFYHFKNFVGAVRGENELTSPVNEGSKSVLLCHLANIAQRTGVTLKCDPKNGRITNSPEAMKLWQRTYQPGWEPKLV; from the coding sequence ATGCATCGCAGAAAATTCATCAGGGATGCCTCGCTGGCTACCGCAGGGCTAACCATTCTCAATTTTCCAGTTTTTGGTAAAAATGCGCCGAGCAACAAGGTTGTTCTTGGCGTTATGGGTCTTAATGGCAGGGGCAGTTACCTGGCCAATTGTTACTCGCAGCTCCCTAATGTCGAGATAGCGTATATATGCGATGTGGAAGAAGAAGCCATCAAAAAAGGCTTCGAGGCATTGAAAGATGCACCCCGTAAACCCGAATTGATACATGATATACGAAAACTGGTTGAGAAGAAAGATTTTGACGGGCTGGTAGTTGCCGCGCCGGATCACTGGCATACGCCTGCTGCTATTTTAGGCGCATCGCATGGGAAGCATGTATATGTGGAAAAGCCCTGTGGGCAGAACCCTCATGAAGGTGAATTGATCTCACAAGCGCTGCATAAATATGGGAAGCATATCCAGATGGGTAACCAGCGTCGGTCGATGCCGTCATTGATCGAAGCGGTAAAAGAAGTTCGTAACGGCGCGATAGGCGATGTATATTTCGCAAAGGCATGGTATACGAATGACAGGAAATCTATCGGCGTGGGTAAGCATGTCCCGGTGCCAAAGACCCTTGATTTTAACCTGTGGCAAGGGCCTGCACCACGTAAAGAGTTCCAGGATAACCTGGTACATTACAACTGGCACTGGTTTTGGCATTGGGGAACAGGCGAAGCCTGTAACAACGGTACACACGAGATAGATTGCTGCCGATGGTTTTTAGGCGGGGATTATCCAACGCAGGTAACTTCATCAGGTGGGCGATATGCTTATAAGGACGACTGGCAAACGCCTGATACACAGGTGGCATCGTTCGAATTTGGCAATAAAGGAACGATTATCTGGGAGGGACGCAGCTGCAATAATTTCCCTGTCGAAGGAAGCAGCCGAGGCTTTATTATATACGGAAAGAACGGCAGCCTCATCAATCTCGGCGGTGGTGACTATAAGATATTGGACATCAAAAACAAAGTGCTGAAAGAAGTAAAATCTGAGGTAGCACCTGACCCGAACAACACGCAAAGCGCCAATGGCAACCTCGATTTTTATCATTTTAAAAATTTTGTGGGCGCTGTGAGGGGCGAAAACGAATTGACATCGCCGGTGAATGAAGGCTCGAAAAGTGTATTGCTTTGTCACCTGGCCAATATTGCGCAGCGGACAGGTGTTACGCTGAAATGCGATCCGAAGAATGGGCGTATCACCAACAGCCCTGAAGCGATGAAATTATGGCAGCGGACTTATCAACCGGGTTGGGAGCCAAAACTGGTTTAG
- a CDS encoding GMC oxidoreductase, which yields MSADTINVNTKAKAQNTYDAIVIGSGISGGWAAKELTERGLKTIMLERGRNFEHLKDYKSASENPWDFEHRGRITQEERKQHPYIARTWGAYEPIIDYWANDKDSPYTEIKPFNWWRSYQLGGRSILWGRQSYRWSDHDFEANLKDGWAIDWPIRYKDIAPWYDHVEKFIGVNGSHEGLEQLPDGQFLPAMQLNCVEKDVAERIKKHFNGSRHMIIGRSANLTAPVPGRTQCQFRNRCWEGCPFGGYFSTQSSTLPAAMKTGNLTVRPFSIVTKILYDKNTQKATGVEVLDAETNKTYEYHAKVVFVNASALNSAWVLMNSATDIWPEGLGSSSGELGHNIMDHHYNLGASGLVEGYDDKYYFGRRPNGVYVVRFANLFGDKRDYLRGFGYQGGASRDSWSREIAELSIGGKFKDELAEPGIWRMGIGGFGELLPYHENKVSLDHNNKDKWGLPILAMDAELKDNEKKMRIDIVAEAKAMLESAGVKNVQTWDRGHNVGDGIHEMGSARMGRDPKTSVLNEHNQVWDAKNVFVTDGAMMASSACQNPSLTYMAMTARAANFAVDELKKGNI from the coding sequence ATGTCAGCAGACACCATTAACGTCAATACTAAAGCGAAAGCGCAAAATACCTACGACGCTATTGTTATCGGTTCGGGTATCAGCGGGGGCTGGGCAGCAAAAGAGCTTACCGAACGCGGGCTTAAAACCATCATGCTGGAGCGCGGCCGCAATTTTGAACACCTGAAGGATTATAAATCGGCTTCTGAGAATCCCTGGGATTTCGAGCATAGGGGGCGCATCACGCAGGAAGAACGCAAGCAGCATCCTTACATTGCCCGCACCTGGGGCGCCTATGAGCCAATCATTGACTATTGGGCTAACGATAAAGATTCTCCCTACACCGAAATAAAGCCATTTAACTGGTGGCGGTCTTACCAATTGGGTGGCCGCTCCATCTTGTGGGGACGGCAAAGTTACCGCTGGAGCGATCATGATTTTGAAGCGAACCTGAAGGACGGCTGGGCGATAGACTGGCCTATCCGTTATAAAGACATTGCGCCGTGGTATGATCATGTAGAGAAATTCATCGGCGTGAACGGTTCGCACGAAGGTTTGGAGCAGTTGCCTGACGGGCAGTTCCTGCCGGCTATGCAATTGAATTGTGTAGAAAAGGACGTTGCCGAGCGTATCAAAAAGCATTTCAACGGCAGCCGGCATATGATCATCGGCCGGTCGGCAAACCTTACCGCCCCGGTGCCGGGCCGCACCCAATGCCAGTTCCGCAACAGGTGCTGGGAAGGGTGTCCCTTCGGCGGATATTTCAGTACGCAATCGTCAACACTGCCTGCTGCAATGAAAACGGGTAACCTTACTGTAAGGCCTTTTTCCATTGTTACCAAAATTTTATATGATAAGAACACCCAAAAGGCTACTGGCGTGGAGGTTTTGGATGCCGAGACGAATAAGACGTATGAATACCACGCCAAAGTTGTATTTGTTAATGCATCGGCGCTAAATAGCGCATGGGTTTTGATGAATTCGGCTACTGATATCTGGCCCGAAGGGTTAGGCAGCAGCAGCGGCGAGTTGGGTCACAATATTATGGATCACCACTATAACCTGGGAGCATCCGGGTTGGTGGAAGGTTATGACGACAAATACTATTTCGGCAGAAGGCCAAACGGTGTTTACGTAGTACGTTTTGCGAACCTTTTTGGCGATAAACGGGATTACCTGCGCGGCTTTGGCTACCAGGGAGGAGCCAGTCGCGACAGCTGGAGCCGCGAGATCGCTGAATTGAGCATTGGCGGTAAGTTTAAAGACGAACTGGCAGAACCGGGTATATGGCGTATGGGCATCGGCGGCTTTGGAGAGTTGCTTCCTTATCATGAAAATAAGGTCAGCCTCGATCATAATAACAAGGATAAATGGGGCCTGCCGATATTGGCAATGGATGCCGAACTGAAGGATAATGAGAAGAAAATGCGTATTGATATTGTTGCTGAAGCCAAAGCCATGCTCGAAAGCGCGGGCGTGAAAAATGTGCAAACCTGGGACAGGGGCCACAACGTAGGCGACGGTATCCACGAAATGGGTTCGGCGCGCATGGGTCGTGATCCAAAAACGTCGGTGCTTAATGAACATAACCAGGTTTGGGATGCAAAGAACGTATTTGTGACCGATGGTGCGATGATGGCTTCATCGGCTTGCCAGAACCCGTCTTTAACTTATATGGCCATGACAGCAAGGGCAGCAAATTTTGCTGTGGATGAATTGAAAAAAGGGAATATTTAA
- a CDS encoding sugar phosphate isomerase/epimerase family protein: MKYKLILVFLSMASLAVAQKPLFPQHPGLVSYTYRDYLSKDVPGTLDKIKDLGFTDMEFSGLFGKTAAELRALLDERGIKCSSFGVSYNDFVNKTEEVAQNAKTLGAQYVRVAGIPHKSALTLEEAQKAVADFNRIGKLLKEQYGLGFIYHEHGFEFQPYQDGTLYDYIVKNTDPRYVSLELDIMWAFFPGQDPAALLSKYGHRYKALHLKDLKKGVKGDLSGGTNQDNDVVLGTGQIDIPAVLKAAKKAGVEHYYIEDESTHVMEQVPQSLAYLKSLKQ; the protein is encoded by the coding sequence ATGAAATATAAGCTGATCCTTGTTTTTTTATCAATGGCATCGTTGGCGGTCGCTCAAAAACCATTATTTCCGCAGCACCCGGGCTTAGTTTCCTATACTTACCGCGATTATTTATCAAAAGACGTCCCCGGTACGCTGGACAAAATAAAGGACCTGGGTTTTACTGATATGGAGTTTTCGGGCCTGTTTGGTAAAACTGCAGCAGAATTGAGAGCACTGCTCGACGAAAGAGGCATCAAATGTTCGTCATTTGGCGTCAGCTACAACGACTTTGTAAATAAGACAGAGGAGGTCGCCCAAAATGCAAAGACACTCGGTGCACAATACGTTAGAGTAGCGGGAATACCGCACAAATCGGCCCTGACATTGGAAGAGGCGCAAAAAGCCGTTGCAGATTTTAACCGGATTGGTAAGCTGTTAAAAGAGCAATACGGCCTTGGATTTATTTACCACGAGCACGGCTTCGAGTTTCAACCCTACCAGGACGGCACCTTGTACGATTATATCGTAAAAAACACCGATCCCCGTTATGTAAGCCTTGAATTGGATATTATGTGGGCCTTTTTTCCGGGGCAGGACCCTGCGGCACTGCTCAGCAAATATGGACACCGTTATAAGGCGCTGCATCTTAAGGATCTGAAAAAGGGAGTTAAAGGCGATCTTTCGGGCGGTACAAACCAGGACAATGACGTGGTTTTGGGCACCGGGCAAATTGATATTCCTGCCGTATTAAAAGCTGCAAAAAAGGCAGGGGTTGAGCACTATTATATCGAGGACGAAAGCACCCACGTGATGGAACAGGTTCCTCAAAGCCTTGCATACCTGAAGAGTTTAAAGCAATAA
- a CDS encoding 3-keto-disaccharide hydrolase yields MKKYHYLILTALLSGSFLSVHAQRQTGWVSLFDGKTLNGWKQATGQASYKVENGMIVGTSAMEKYNSFLVTKKEYGDFVLELDVKLESNTSNSGVQTRSHFDATGNEGTGRVYGRQVEIDPSDRRWSGGIEDEARRDWLYTMQLNPKGQPAYNQGDWNHIKIECIGNSTKTWVNGIAAAYVVDTIDTKGFIGLQVHAVYKAEDAGKKFYFKNIRIKTTGLVPTPFPSGVYVVNYVSNHLTPYEKKDGWRLLFDGKTNTGWRSAISEEFPTKPGGWVIRDGTMTILGSKGGEAANVGDIVTKEEFSAFDLSFEFRMSRGANSGVKYFVTLNEDTKGSAIGLEYQVLDDAVHPDAKLGRNGDRTLASLYDLIPANKPPRFVHPIGEWNTGRVVVYPNNHVEHYLNGIKVLEYERGSKEFRDLVAISKFIIWKNFGEAKKGHILLQDHGFDVNYRSIKIKQLK; encoded by the coding sequence ATGAAAAAATACCACTACTTAATTTTAACTGCTCTTTTATCTGGGAGTTTCCTGTCGGTACACGCGCAAAGGCAAACAGGTTGGGTAAGCCTTTTCGATGGAAAAACGCTGAACGGCTGGAAGCAAGCCACCGGCCAGGCAAGCTATAAAGTTGAAAATGGCATGATCGTCGGTACTTCGGCGATGGAAAAATATAATTCATTCCTGGTAACAAAAAAAGAATATGGGGATTTTGTGCTGGAACTGGATGTGAAGCTGGAAAGCAATACAAGCAATTCGGGTGTGCAAACGCGCAGTCATTTCGACGCGACGGGCAACGAAGGAACAGGCAGGGTTTACGGGCGACAGGTAGAGATCGATCCATCCGACCGCAGATGGTCGGGCGGGATAGAAGATGAGGCCCGGCGCGATTGGTTGTATACCATGCAATTGAACCCAAAAGGGCAGCCGGCCTATAACCAAGGCGATTGGAATCATATCAAAATTGAGTGTATCGGAAATTCCACCAAAACATGGGTAAATGGTATTGCTGCGGCATACGTAGTCGATACCATTGACACAAAAGGTTTCATCGGTTTGCAGGTACACGCTGTTTATAAAGCGGAAGATGCAGGTAAGAAATTCTATTTCAAAAACATTCGTATCAAAACAACCGGGCTTGTACCCACACCGTTCCCGTCCGGTGTATATGTGGTTAATTATGTATCAAACCATCTAACCCCTTACGAAAAGAAAGACGGCTGGCGGTTGCTTTTCGACGGAAAAACAAATACCGGTTGGCGCAGCGCAATAAGCGAGGAATTCCCGACCAAGCCGGGCGGCTGGGTGATACGCGATGGCACAATGACCATATTGGGTTCTAAAGGCGGCGAAGCAGCCAACGTAGGCGATATTGTGACGAAGGAAGAATTCAGCGCCTTTGACCTGTCATTCGAGTTCAGAATGAGCAGGGGCGCTAATAGCGGGGTGAAATATTTTGTGACGCTTAACGAAGATACAAAGGGTTCGGCCATTGGACTGGAATACCAGGTGCTGGATGACGCAGTTCACCCTGATGCAAAACTGGGCCGTAATGGCGATCGTACTTTAGCATCGTTATATGATCTTATACCTGCCAACAAACCGCCGCGCTTTGTACATCCTATAGGTGAATGGAACACCGGGCGTGTTGTGGTGTACCCGAATAACCATGTGGAACATTACCTGAATGGCATCAAAGTGCTGGAATACGAACGAGGTTCAAAGGAATTTCGCGACCTGGTGGCCATCAGTAAATTTATCATCTGGAAAAACTTCGGCGAAGCTAAAAAGGGGCATATCCTGCTGCAGGATCATGGTTTCGATGTGAATTACAGGAGTATCAAAATAAAACAGTTGAAATAG
- a CDS encoding VOC family protein yields the protein MAQYITHVTLVVKDYDEAIKFYTEKLDFELVEDTILSEAKRWVLISPRGRGGCCLLLAKAAGGEQVKCIGNQTGGRVFLFLHTDDFWHDYFVMKDKGVKFAREPVEETYGTVAVFEDLYGNLWDLIQTKK from the coding sequence ATGGCACAATATATTACCCACGTAACCCTGGTTGTAAAAGATTACGACGAAGCCATAAAATTCTATACAGAAAAGCTTGACTTTGAATTGGTTGAGGATACTATCTTAAGCGAAGCAAAAAGATGGGTATTAATTTCCCCAAGGGGTCGTGGTGGCTGCTGCCTGCTTTTGGCTAAGGCCGCTGGCGGTGAACAGGTAAAATGCATCGGTAATCAAACCGGCGGCAGGGTATTTCTTTTTCTCCACACCGATGATTTTTGGCATGATTATTTTGTTATGAAGGACAAGGGTGTAAAATTTGCCAGGGAACCTGTGGAAGAGACCTATGGAACAGTTGCCGTATTCGAAGATCTGTATGGAAATTTGTGGGATTTGATCCAAACAAAAAAATAA
- a CDS encoding MOSC domain-containing protein, whose product MLQISQLYIYPIKSMAGISVSKAKVTDRGFEYDRRWMLVDANNMFLSQREVPEMALMDVVIVAEGLQVSYRPDNSPVIVPLTPATDEFAEVTVWDDTCTGQFVGAEIDRWFSTKLNTSCRLVYMPDGTKRITDQRYAPENSITSFSDGYPFLIIGQASLNDLNSRLGEPIPMNRFRPNIVFTGGEPFGEDLMHTFTVGDIEFRGVKLCARCPIPTIDQQTLERGKEPLKTLARYRFKDNKILFGQNLVHNGRGNIAVGDELQVKQLNHEERFFISAR is encoded by the coding sequence ATGCTTCAGATCAGCCAATTATACATCTATCCTATCAAGTCGATGGCGGGCATTTCGGTCAGCAAAGCGAAGGTAACTGATCGCGGGTTCGAGTACGATCGCCGCTGGATGCTGGTGGACGCGAATAATATGTTCCTCTCGCAACGCGAAGTGCCTGAAATGGCGCTGATGGACGTGGTTATCGTGGCGGAAGGGCTACAGGTAAGCTATCGGCCCGATAATTCGCCTGTGATAGTCCCTTTAACGCCAGCTACCGATGAATTTGCAGAGGTGACGGTTTGGGACGATACCTGTACAGGGCAGTTTGTAGGCGCCGAAATAGACCGGTGGTTCAGTACAAAACTCAACACCAGCTGCCGCCTGGTTTATATGCCAGACGGGACCAAAAGGATAACTGATCAGCGATACGCCCCCGAAAACAGTATCACCTCATTTTCTGACGGTTACCCTTTCCTGATCATCGGGCAGGCCTCGCTGAACGACCTGAACAGCCGGCTCGGGGAACCAATACCGATGAACCGTTTTCGTCCGAATATTGTTTTTACAGGCGGGGAGCCTTTTGGGGAAGACCTGATGCATACCTTTACGGTGGGCGATATTGAATTTCGCGGCGTAAAACTCTGCGCCCGGTGCCCTATCCCTACTATCGACCAGCAAACCCTTGAGCGGGGTAAAGAGCCGTTAAAGACCCTAGCCCGTTACCGCTTTAAGGATAATAAGATATTGTTCGGCCAAAACCTGGTGCATAACGGGCGTGGTAACATTGCAGTTGGCGATGAATTGCAGGTTAAACAACTAAACCATGAAGAACGGTTTTTTATCAGCGCCCGATAA
- the moaA gene encoding GTP 3',8-cyclase MoaA: MLKDNHGRRINYLRLAVTDRCNLRCFYCMPEEGLNWLSREELLTYEEMLRTCALLVKMGIEKIRITGGEPFVRKDLMKFLSALSKISGLNELTITTNGVLTAPLVPGLKKLGIKSVNLSLDTLDANRFFTITHRDEFNKVMETLDQLLKYDIEVKINAVVMDGKNTQDIIPMVEMTKDMPVSVRFIEEMPFNGEGHIYSGLKWDYIRILDEIKTKYPDVRKLQDEQYSTSYNYNIPGHKGDIGVIAAYSRTFCGTCNRIRITPEGVLKTCLYDGGVMNIKDLIRLGFSDDELKGKLQEAMNNRAKDGWEAERNRAFNDPAHESMATIGG, translated from the coding sequence TTGTTAAAGGATAATCACGGAAGAAGGATCAATTACCTGCGTCTCGCGGTAACAGACAGGTGTAACCTGCGCTGCTTTTATTGCATGCCGGAAGAAGGGCTGAACTGGCTTTCGCGGGAGGAACTGCTGACTTACGAGGAAATGCTCCGAACCTGCGCTCTGCTGGTGAAAATGGGTATTGAAAAGATACGCATTACTGGTGGTGAGCCTTTTGTGCGCAAAGACCTGATGAAATTTCTATCAGCGTTGTCTAAAATAAGTGGATTAAACGAGTTGACAATTACCACCAATGGTGTACTTACCGCGCCGTTAGTACCCGGGTTAAAAAAGCTCGGTATTAAATCGGTTAACCTTAGTTTGGATACGCTGGATGCAAACCGGTTTTTCACCATAACCCACCGCGATGAGTTCAATAAGGTGATGGAAACGCTGGATCAGTTGCTAAAGTACGACATCGAAGTAAAGATAAATGCGGTGGTAATGGACGGCAAAAATACGCAGGATATTATCCCGATGGTAGAAATGACCAAAGATATGCCGGTTAGCGTCCGCTTTATCGAAGAAATGCCGTTTAACGGCGAGGGGCACATTTACAGCGGTTTAAAATGGGATTATATCCGCATTTTGGACGAGATCAAGACAAAATATCCCGATGTCCGGAAATTACAGGATGAACAGTATTCTACATCTTACAATTATAATATACCGGGCCATAAAGGTGATATAGGGGTTATTGCAGCGTACTCGCGTACATTTTGCGGGACCTGCAACCGCATCCGTATAACACCCGAGGGCGTTTTAAAAACCTGCCTGTACGATGGTGGCGTAATGAATATCAAGGACCTTATCCGGTTGGGTTTTTCAGATGATGAGTTGAAAGGCAAACTACAGGAGGCTATGAATAATCGTGCAAAGGATGGGTGGGAAGCTGAACGGAATCGCGCCTTTAACGACCCGGCGCACGAGTCAATGGCCACCATAGGAGGATAA
- a CDS encoding ThuA domain-containing protein translates to MKIFIYFKATIIVLLISSVCFGIAMAKPKVLIFCKTAGFHHNSIAVGVPAIIKLGAENNFDVDTTTDASKFTQQNLKQYAAVIFLSTTGDVLNDAQQDAFKKYIEGGGGFVGVHSATDTEYDWPWYGELVGAYFKNHPSKQQVATLNVVDRSFIATKDLPTEWKRLDEWYNFKVVPRDKNVHVLITIDEKSYEGGNDGDYHPMAWYHSYDGGRAFYTALGHTDESYSDPLYLKHLLGGIEYAMGKHK, encoded by the coding sequence ATGAAAATATTCATTTATTTCAAGGCGACAATAATCGTTCTGCTGATAAGTTCGGTTTGTTTTGGCATCGCCATGGCAAAGCCTAAAGTGCTGATATTCTGCAAGACAGCAGGCTTTCACCACAATTCGATTGCAGTAGGGGTACCGGCTATTATCAAACTCGGCGCGGAAAATAATTTTGATGTGGATACTACAACAGATGCCTCGAAATTCACGCAGCAAAATCTGAAGCAGTACGCCGCGGTTATATTTCTGAGCACGACCGGCGATGTATTGAATGATGCACAACAGGATGCTTTCAAAAAATATATCGAAGGTGGCGGCGGGTTCGTCGGCGTGCACTCCGCTACAGATACCGAATACGACTGGCCATGGTACGGCGAACTGGTTGGCGCGTATTTCAAAAATCACCCAAGCAAACAGCAGGTGGCCACATTGAACGTCGTCGACCGGAGCTTTATCGCGACAAAGGACCTTCCTACCGAATGGAAAAGGCTGGACGAATGGTATAATTTTAAGGTGGTGCCCAGGGATAAGAATGTTCACGTACTGATCACCATAGATGAGAAAAGCTACGAAGGTGGCAATGATGGCGACTACCACCCGATGGCCTGGTATCATAGCTACGACGGGGGACGGGCCTTTTACACTGCACTGGGGCATACCGATGAATCCTATTCCGACCCGCTGTATCTAAAGCATTTATTAGGCGGAATTGAATATGCAATGGGTAAGCACAAATAA